From a region of the Teredinibacter turnerae genome:
- a CDS encoding NAD-dependent malic enzyme, translated as MKLTGLDLLTNPRFNKGTAFTLQEREDYGLTGLLPPVVSTQEQQMQRSLLNLRNKTRHIDKYLFLTALQKRNERVFYRILLENIEEMMPLVYTPTVGQACQEFAINFRETHGCYISWQDRGNIANALRNWPDKDVRLIVVSDGERILGLGDLGSNGMGIPIGKLTLYCACAGIDPAHCLPIMVDLGTENEALRTDPFYLGVREARIRGEDYDAFMAEFCQAVQDVFPQALLQFEDFATPNAIALLERYRDKQLCFNDDIQGTASVALAGLLAATRINGKRISDMRFMFLGAGSAATGIGELLVKAMQREGISEAQARSQLAFNDSKGLIVRSRDQLTDHARPFAADLPAMDAAAALEAFKPDVLIGASGRPGIITESMVKALCTIHQRPAIFALSNPTANAECTAKQAYEWSDGKAIFASGSPFSAVEYKGTTFIPGQGNNAYIFPGLGLGVLLSGATRINDDMLISAAECLAACVEQTQIDAGCLYPPLTDIREVSAKIAVAVAKTAEKAGFLPAPLALDFADQVRAQQYDPKY; from the coding sequence ATGAAACTAACTGGTCTGGACCTCCTCACCAACCCCCGCTTCAACAAAGGCACCGCCTTCACACTCCAAGAACGCGAAGATTATGGCTTGACTGGCCTGTTGCCTCCCGTAGTCAGCACCCAGGAACAACAGATGCAACGCTCGTTACTTAACTTGCGAAACAAAACCCGCCACATCGATAAATACCTGTTCCTCACCGCCCTGCAAAAGCGTAACGAGCGGGTTTTCTACCGCATTCTGCTCGAAAATATTGAAGAGATGATGCCGCTGGTGTACACGCCCACCGTTGGGCAAGCCTGTCAGGAATTCGCGATTAATTTCCGCGAAACCCACGGTTGTTATATCTCCTGGCAGGATCGGGGCAATATTGCCAATGCCCTGCGCAATTGGCCGGATAAAGATGTGCGATTGATTGTCGTCTCCGACGGTGAGCGCATTCTGGGGCTGGGAGATCTCGGTAGTAACGGCATGGGCATTCCCATCGGCAAACTTACGCTCTATTGTGCCTGTGCGGGTATCGACCCCGCCCACTGCCTGCCGATCATGGTTGACCTCGGCACCGAAAACGAAGCGCTTCGCACCGACCCATTTTATCTCGGCGTGCGGGAAGCACGCATTCGCGGTGAAGACTACGACGCATTTATGGCCGAATTTTGTCAAGCCGTGCAGGACGTATTCCCACAGGCGCTGCTGCAATTCGAAGACTTCGCCACCCCAAATGCCATCGCCCTGCTCGAGCGCTATCGCGACAAGCAGCTCTGCTTCAATGACGATATTCAAGGCACCGCGTCTGTGGCTCTGGCCGGTTTGCTCGCCGCTACCCGCATCAATGGCAAGCGCATCAGCGATATGCGTTTTATGTTTTTGGGGGCAGGCTCGGCGGCAACGGGTATTGGCGAACTGTTAGTTAAAGCGATGCAACGGGAAGGTATCAGCGAAGCTCAGGCACGCTCACAACTCGCATTTAACGACAGCAAGGGGCTGATCGTCCGCAGCCGGGATCAGCTCACCGACCACGCGCGCCCCTTCGCAGCAGATTTACCGGCGATGGACGCCGCTGCCGCCTTGGAAGCGTTCAAACCTGACGTTTTAATTGGTGCCAGTGGTCGACCCGGAATTATTACTGAGTCAATGGTAAAAGCGCTGTGCACGATTCACCAACGGCCCGCGATTTTCGCACTGTCCAACCCTACCGCTAACGCCGAATGTACAGCTAAACAGGCCTACGAGTGGAGTGACGGCAAAGCCATTTTTGCCAGCGGCAGCCCGTTTTCAGCAGTTGAATACAAAGGCACGACCTTTATTCCCGGGCAGGGCAACAACGCCTATATTTTCCCCGGCTTAGGCCTTGGCGTGCTGTTGAGCGGAGCCACCCGAATCAACGACGATATGTTAATAAGCGCTGCTGAGTGCCTGGCCGCCTGTGTTGAGCAAACACAAATTGATGCAGGCTGTTTGTATCCTCCCCTTACTGATATTCGCGAAGTGTCCGCAAAAATTGCCGTCGCAGTGGCGAAAACAGCGGAGAAAGCCGGGTTTTTACCAGCGCCTCTCGCGTTGGATTTTGCCGACCAGGTACGTGCTCAGCAGTACGATCCCAAGTATTAG
- the katG gene encoding catalase/peroxidase HPI produces the protein MNNRFEFFSRFCSSVTIALTLTCSNLYAKDAPMSKPSGTVGMGTVAPTQVKSNLFWWPDQLDLSPLRDHDARSNPLGKDFNYKKAFAELDMAALKQDIDAVLTNSQDWWPADWGNYGPFFIRMTWHAAGTYRTMDGRGGAGGGQQRFDPLNSWPDNGNLDKARRLLWSVKQKYGEHISWGDLIVLAGNVALENMGFKTYGFAAGRDDDWEPDMVYWGPEVEMLASDRRETDGTLKKPLAAVHMGLIYVNPEGPGGVPDPVASAKNIREAFARMAMNDEETLALIAGGHTFGKMHGAHKANDCLAPEPGAAPVEQQGLGWKNRCGKGNAEDTITSGLEGAWTQAPTRWTSLYLSNLLTFDWKKTRSPAGAIIWIPTDESVHNAVPDAHVKGKFNPPVMTTADLALKFDPAYRKIAERFLANPEEYQLAFAKAWFKLTHRDMGPMANYLGKDFPATPHLWQDPIPDPGYINLSKREIAKLKKAIAGSGLSVRELVSVAWASASTYRDSDMRGGANGARIALLPQKQWAANDPESTARVINQLKKVQQKYKKVSLADLIVLGGAVGIERAAAAAGTKVKVPFAAGRGDAVQEQTDIHSFALLEPEADGFRNYYTKGFYKSPTEALVDKADQLALTVPEMTVLVGGLRVLGANTGNSPHGVFTDRPGVLSNDFFVNLLDMSFKWQREGEIYHGIERKTGKRKFTATPVDLIFGSSSELRAVAEVYAFDNAQERFVNDFVDAWVKVMQADRFDLR, from the coding sequence ATGAATAATCGATTCGAGTTTTTCTCCAGGTTTTGCTCCTCCGTCACAATTGCTCTCACCCTGACATGCTCTAACCTGTACGCTAAAGACGCGCCAATGAGTAAGCCCTCCGGCACAGTCGGTATGGGTACTGTGGCCCCAACGCAAGTTAAATCCAACCTTTTCTGGTGGCCCGACCAGCTCGATCTTAGCCCGTTGCGCGACCACGATGCCCGCTCCAACCCGCTGGGAAAAGATTTCAACTATAAAAAAGCGTTTGCTGAATTAGACATGGCTGCATTAAAGCAGGATATCGACGCGGTGCTCACCAATTCACAAGATTGGTGGCCTGCCGATTGGGGCAACTACGGGCCATTTTTTATTCGCATGACGTGGCATGCGGCCGGAACCTATCGCACTATGGATGGCCGTGGCGGTGCCGGCGGTGGACAACAGCGTTTCGATCCGCTCAACAGCTGGCCGGATAACGGCAACCTGGATAAAGCCCGTCGTCTGTTGTGGTCGGTAAAACAAAAGTACGGCGAACACATATCCTGGGGTGACCTGATTGTTTTGGCAGGCAACGTGGCTTTAGAAAACATGGGCTTTAAGACCTACGGTTTTGCCGCTGGCCGAGACGACGACTGGGAACCGGATATGGTGTACTGGGGCCCAGAGGTGGAAATGCTCGCCAGCGACCGCCGCGAGACTGACGGCACCCTGAAAAAACCCCTGGCAGCAGTCCACATGGGGCTTATTTACGTCAACCCAGAGGGCCCTGGCGGGGTACCTGATCCTGTCGCCTCAGCCAAAAACATTCGCGAAGCTTTCGCCCGCATGGCGATGAACGATGAAGAAACGCTGGCCTTAATCGCAGGCGGACACACGTTTGGCAAAATGCATGGTGCCCACAAAGCCAATGACTGTCTTGCACCGGAACCCGGCGCAGCCCCCGTTGAACAACAGGGCCTTGGCTGGAAAAACCGCTGCGGTAAGGGCAATGCTGAAGACACCATCACCAGTGGACTGGAAGGTGCCTGGACCCAGGCGCCGACACGTTGGACATCGCTTTATTTAAGTAATTTACTGACGTTTGACTGGAAAAAAACGCGCAGCCCCGCAGGCGCTATTATCTGGATTCCCACCGACGAGTCGGTTCACAACGCCGTGCCCGATGCACATGTTAAAGGGAAGTTTAACCCGCCGGTGATGACCACAGCGGACCTCGCATTGAAATTTGATCCAGCGTACCGAAAAATTGCTGAACGATTTTTAGCGAACCCGGAAGAATACCAGCTCGCATTTGCCAAGGCCTGGTTTAAGCTGACTCACAGAGATATGGGGCCAATGGCGAATTACCTCGGCAAGGATTTCCCCGCAACGCCCCACTTGTGGCAAGACCCGATACCCGATCCCGGTTATATCAACCTGAGTAAGCGAGAGATTGCTAAATTGAAAAAAGCCATTGCTGGCTCGGGGCTCTCCGTTCGTGAACTAGTCAGTGTTGCCTGGGCATCCGCGTCCACCTACCGTGATTCCGATATGCGGGGCGGCGCCAACGGAGCACGAATAGCCCTGCTACCACAAAAACAGTGGGCGGCCAACGATCCGGAATCTACCGCACGCGTGATAAACCAACTAAAAAAAGTCCAGCAGAAATACAAAAAGGTAAGCCTCGCAGACCTTATTGTGCTCGGCGGTGCTGTTGGCATTGAGCGAGCCGCCGCTGCGGCAGGTACAAAAGTGAAGGTACCGTTTGCCGCCGGTCGCGGCGACGCTGTCCAGGAGCAAACGGATATACATTCGTTTGCGCTTCTCGAACCCGAGGCGGATGGATTTCGCAACTACTACACCAAGGGGTTTTACAAATCTCCCACCGAGGCACTTGTCGACAAAGCGGATCAATTAGCGCTAACCGTGCCGGAAATGACAGTACTCGTTGGCGGTCTGCGCGTATTAGGGGCCAACACCGGCAACAGTCCGCACGGAGTATTCACCGATCGTCCCGGCGTATTGAGCAATGACTTTTTCGTTAATCTATTAGACATGTCGTTTAAATGGCAGCGTGAGGGTGAAATCTACCACGGTATTGAGCGCAAAACCGGAAAGCGAAAATTTACCGCCACGCCGGTTGATTTAATATTTGGCTCGAGCTCAGAATTACGCGCTGTGGCCGAGGTCTATGCATTTGATAATGCACAAGAGCGCTTCGTAAATGACTTTGTCGACGCATGGGTAAAAGTGATGCAGGCCGACAGATTTGATTTGCGCTAG
- the flhB gene encoding flagellar biosynthesis protein FlhB: MAEQDSSQEKTEEATPRRLQKAREEGQVPRSRELTTTAVLLAGTISLVLFGGVMANAQLDIMRLNFDLPREVIFDPELMFAQLGTSFKEALLSLMPLFAVILVAAIAGPVALGGWLFSSKALAPQLNRMNPIKGLGRMFSMKSLIELVKSIGKVAVVVGVAFVLLTQMKTALLGLSQEGLEQAIIHSLTLSLWAAVLLSASTIVIAAMDIPFQIWDHSKKLKMSRQDIRDEMKDTEGKPEVKSKIRQMQQEMAQNRMMSAVPEADVVITNPTHYSIALRYDPNTMSTPVVVAKGIDFVAMKIREIARENKIEFVQAPLLARAIYATTDLEDEIPEGLYVAVAQVLAYVFQLREFRKGHGERPDYPRNLTIPPDMRKY, from the coding sequence ATGGCAGAACAAGACAGTTCGCAGGAAAAAACGGAAGAGGCCACGCCCAGGCGCTTGCAAAAAGCACGGGAAGAGGGCCAGGTTCCGCGTTCCCGAGAGCTTACCACCACTGCCGTGCTGCTGGCCGGTACAATCAGTCTGGTTTTATTTGGCGGGGTGATGGCTAATGCCCAGTTGGACATTATGCGCCTCAATTTTGATTTGCCGCGGGAGGTGATATTCGATCCTGAGTTGATGTTCGCTCAGCTGGGAACGTCCTTTAAAGAGGCGCTACTCAGCTTGATGCCGCTATTTGCCGTTATTTTGGTGGCAGCGATTGCCGGCCCGGTGGCCCTAGGTGGTTGGCTGTTCAGTAGCAAAGCCTTAGCGCCTCAGTTAAACCGGATGAACCCGATTAAAGGGTTGGGCCGCATGTTTTCCATGAAGTCGCTTATTGAACTGGTGAAGTCCATTGGTAAAGTGGCGGTTGTGGTCGGCGTTGCTTTTGTGTTGCTTACGCAAATGAAAACCGCATTACTGGGGCTCTCCCAGGAAGGGCTTGAGCAGGCGATAATACATTCGTTGACGCTGAGTTTGTGGGCCGCGGTATTGTTATCCGCGTCTACCATTGTTATCGCCGCGATGGATATACCTTTTCAGATCTGGGACCACAGCAAAAAGTTAAAAATGTCCCGTCAGGATATTCGCGACGAGATGAAAGACACGGAGGGCAAGCCCGAGGTTAAAAGTAAAATTCGCCAGATGCAGCAGGAAATGGCGCAGAACCGTATGATGTCTGCGGTTCCAGAAGCAGATGTGGTGATTACCAACCCGACGCACTATTCCATTGCCCTGCGGTACGATCCGAATACCATGAGTACGCCTGTTGTGGTGGCAAAAGGTATTGATTTTGTTGCCATGAAAATCCGCGAAATTGCTCGCGAGAATAAGATCGAGTTTGTTCAGGCACCACTTCTGGCTCGGGCAATCTATGCCACCACCGATTTGGAAGACGAAATTCCTGAGGGCCTATATGTGGCTGTTGCACAGGTGCTGGCCTATGTATTCCAGTTACGGGAATTTCGCAAGGGGCACGGTGAGCGCCCGGACTACCCGCGCAATTTGACTATTCCTCCAGATATGCGGAAGTACTAA
- the fliR gene encoding flagellar biosynthetic protein FliR → MEFSEAEITRFIQQYFLPFVRIGVMFLVMPVFGSRIVSPRVRLVLAFLITVLVVPLLPALPSVPPLSWQALFFVAQEVVLGAAIGFTFQVVFQMFVLGGQFMAMKMGLGFASMNDPTNGVQTTVLSQFFLMLVTLMFVAVEGHLVLISLIVDSFQTLQPARFVFSSSNFYDIVNLGSWMFAAALLMALPVLTSLLFVNIAFGIMSRAAPQLNIFAVGFPFTLMCGLLLVWLGLTHFSEIFETAISYGFDQVGRMLKL, encoded by the coding sequence ATGGAATTCAGCGAAGCGGAAATTACCCGCTTTATTCAGCAGTATTTTCTTCCCTTTGTTCGGATCGGCGTTATGTTTCTGGTAATGCCCGTATTCGGCTCGCGCATTGTTAGCCCACGAGTGCGGCTGGTGTTGGCGTTTCTCATTACCGTGCTCGTGGTACCACTGCTGCCCGCGCTGCCAAGTGTGCCCCCACTCAGCTGGCAGGCTCTGTTTTTTGTTGCGCAAGAAGTGGTTTTGGGGGCGGCTATCGGGTTTACGTTTCAGGTTGTCTTCCAAATGTTTGTGCTCGGCGGACAATTTATGGCTATGAAAATGGGGCTGGGTTTTGCCTCAATGAACGACCCGACAAACGGCGTGCAAACGACGGTGTTATCCCAGTTTTTTCTTATGCTGGTCACCCTGATGTTTGTGGCTGTTGAAGGCCATTTGGTGTTAATCAGTTTGATCGTCGATAGCTTTCAAACCTTACAACCGGCACGCTTTGTGTTTTCATCCAGCAATTTTTACGACATCGTAAATTTAGGCTCATGGATGTTTGCCGCAGCCCTGCTGATGGCGCTGCCGGTGCTAACGTCGTTATTATTTGTCAATATCGCGTTCGGGATTATGAGCCGCGCGGCCCCCCAGTTGAATATTTTCGCGGTTGGCTTTCCGTTCACGCTGATGTGCGGTTTGCTGCTTGTCTGGCTTGGGTTGACGCATTTCTCTGAAATTTTTGAAACAGCGATCAGCTACGGCTTTGACCAGGTCGGTCGCATGCTAAAACTGTAA
- a CDS encoding flagellar biosynthetic protein FliQ — translation MTPEIALQLFGDAFFLTVVMVAVIVGPSLAVGLLVSTFQAATQINEQTLSFLPRLLVTIATIMLVGPWLLQRLMDLFTGLMMQIPEIIG, via the coding sequence ATGACACCCGAGATAGCCCTGCAGTTGTTTGGTGATGCGTTTTTTCTAACCGTCGTAATGGTGGCGGTAATTGTCGGCCCAAGTCTGGCAGTCGGTTTGCTGGTGAGCACATTTCAGGCGGCGACCCAGATTAATGAACAAACACTGAGCTTTCTTCCTCGCCTACTGGTAACCATTGCCACAATTATGCTGGTTGGGCCCTGGTTGTTGCAGCGACTTATGGACTTATTTACCGGTTTGATGATGCAAATACCGGAAATCATTGGCTGA
- the fliP gene encoding flagellar type III secretion system pore protein FliP (The bacterial flagellar biogenesis protein FliP forms a type III secretion system (T3SS)-type pore required for flagellar assembly.): protein MKIWGKQATGLLVALLLVCVFTPHGWAQSEESSGTNLNAPLNTAEQMLEQGAKGFKPIEGLPAFTVKTNADGSQDYTVTLQILMLMTALTFLPAILMMMTSFTRIIIVFAILRQAMGLQQSPSNQILIGLALFLTLFIMTPVLDEVNSTALQPYMNEQMSARQALDNAKLPFHAFMIANTRESDLDLFFRIGDIAPVATPQDVPFTVLMPAFVTSELKTAFQIGFIIFIPFLVIDIVVASVLMAMGMMMLSPLIISLPFKIMLFVLVDGWGLIMGTLAASFGI, encoded by the coding sequence ATGAAAATCTGGGGTAAACAGGCCACAGGACTCCTTGTGGCACTGCTGCTTGTTTGCGTTTTTACACCACACGGGTGGGCACAGTCGGAAGAAAGTTCCGGTACGAATTTGAATGCACCGTTGAATACTGCGGAGCAGATGCTGGAGCAGGGTGCTAAAGGCTTTAAGCCTATTGAAGGCTTGCCCGCATTTACCGTAAAAACCAATGCCGATGGCAGTCAGGATTACACAGTCACGCTGCAAATCCTGATGCTGATGACGGCGCTGACGTTTTTGCCCGCGATATTGATGATGATGACCTCATTTACACGCATCATCATCGTGTTCGCCATTCTGCGTCAGGCGATGGGTTTACAGCAATCGCCGTCTAATCAAATACTTATTGGGCTTGCGCTGTTTTTAACGCTTTTTATTATGACGCCCGTGTTGGACGAGGTGAATAGCACTGCGTTGCAACCTTACATGAACGAGCAGATGTCTGCGCGGCAGGCACTGGATAATGCAAAGCTACCGTTCCATGCCTTTATGATTGCAAACACACGTGAATCAGACCTCGATTTGTTTTTTCGGATTGGCGATATTGCACCGGTGGCAACACCACAAGATGTCCCTTTCACTGTACTTATGCCGGCCTTTGTTACCTCCGAGCTGAAAACGGCTTTTCAAATCGGCTTCATTATATTTATTCCATTTTTGGTTATTGATATTGTGGTGGCAAGCGTTCTGATGGCGATGGGTATGATGATGCTGTCGCCGTTAATTATTTCATTGCCTTTCAAAATTATGTTGTTTGTACTGGTTGATGGCTGGGGGCTGATTATGGGTACGCTTGCCGCAAGCTTTGGGATTTAG
- the fliO gene encoding flagellar biosynthetic protein FliO: MKNLLLMLCLLWIPLAIAQNGDLTSAGEQTVTQEKADKTTPVKPAVRIAPSAAGVVGQVLGGLMAVIALIMVMAWLAKRMGYGGIASQGQLKIIASIPLGTREKAVIVDACGKTLLLGVAPGRVSFLQELDMQSPDAVLETAQRPVSKGQDFSAYLKTIIGSGKNSA; the protein is encoded by the coding sequence ATGAAAAACCTGTTGCTGATGTTGTGTTTGCTCTGGATACCGTTGGCAATTGCTCAAAACGGTGATCTAACGTCTGCGGGCGAGCAAACCGTCACCCAGGAAAAAGCGGATAAAACAACGCCCGTTAAACCCGCAGTCAGAATCGCACCGTCCGCCGCTGGCGTGGTAGGGCAGGTGCTCGGTGGTTTGATGGCGGTGATAGCGCTGATTATGGTGATGGCGTGGCTGGCCAAACGTATGGGCTATGGCGGTATTGCCAGCCAGGGGCAACTTAAAATCATTGCCAGTATTCCGCTCGGTACGCGCGAAAAAGCGGTGATTGTGGACGCATGTGGTAAAACATTATTACTTGGCGTTGCACCTGGTCGCGTGTCTTTTTTGCAGGAACTGGATATGCAATCGCCGGATGCTGTGCTTGAGACAGCGCAGCGCCCTGTTAGTAAAGGCCAGGATTTTAGCGCTTACTTAAAAACAATCATTGGCTCTGGAAAAAACAGCGCATGA
- the fliN gene encoding flagellar motor switch protein FliN, which yields MSDDDEVDQDSMADEWAAAMEEQAEIDGVAEDEAAAEDVGAAPMELSEFDEPAAAAPAGQGNNPDLDVILDIPVSISMEVGCTSITIRNLLQLNQGSVIELDRLAGEPLDVLVNGTLIAHGEVVVVNEKFGIRMTDVISPSERIKKLR from the coding sequence ATGAGTGATGACGACGAAGTCGATCAGGACAGCATGGCCGACGAATGGGCGGCTGCGATGGAAGAGCAGGCCGAAATTGATGGTGTTGCTGAAGACGAGGCGGCTGCAGAGGATGTGGGCGCCGCACCTATGGAATTGAGCGAATTCGATGAACCTGCGGCGGCGGCACCGGCAGGCCAGGGCAACAATCCGGATTTGGATGTTATTCTGGATATTCCGGTTTCCATATCGATGGAAGTCGGCTGCACGTCGATCACGATTCGGAATTTATTACAGCTGAATCAAGGGTCGGTTATTGAGTTGGATCGCCTTGCAGGTGAACCCTTGGATGTGTTGGTGAACGGTACTTTAATCGCACACGGTGAAGTTGTCGTGGTGAATGAAAAGTTCGGCATCCGCATGACCGATGTGATTAGTCCTTCCGAGCGAATAAAAAAACTGCGTTAG
- the fliM gene encoding flagellar motor switch protein FliM — protein sequence MQDLLSQDEIDALLHGVDDGDIETESDFDVGGVKSYDLTSQDRIVRGRMPTLEMINERFARYTRISMFNLLRRTADVSVGGIQIQKFGEYVHTLYVPTSLNMVKFRPLRGTALIILDAKLVFKLVDNFFGGDGRHAKIEGREFTPTELRVVQMVLDQVFVDLREAWKAVKLIDFEYINSEVNPSMANIVSPSEVVVVSTFHVELDGGGGELHITMPYSMVEPIREILDAGLQSDTDERDDRWVQALREDVMRARVDLECDVVRRDITLREIVDLKVGDIIPVTMPDVHIATANGVPMFQAKIGQCNNNLALRILDYVDRTRSQSATDEDAKS from the coding sequence GTGCAGGACTTACTTTCTCAAGACGAAATCGACGCGCTCTTACACGGCGTTGATGACGGTGATATAGAAACAGAAAGTGATTTCGATGTTGGCGGGGTCAAGTCATACGATTTAACCAGCCAGGACCGAATTGTGCGCGGGCGCATGCCCACGCTCGAAATGATAAACGAGCGTTTTGCCCGCTACACCCGCATCAGTATGTTTAACCTGTTGCGGCGTACTGCCGACGTATCTGTGGGTGGCATACAAATTCAGAAGTTTGGCGAGTACGTCCATACCCTGTACGTACCGACCAGTTTGAATATGGTGAAGTTCAGGCCGTTGCGCGGAACCGCGCTGATTATTCTCGACGCGAAGCTGGTATTTAAACTCGTCGATAACTTTTTTGGCGGCGATGGTCGTCATGCAAAAATTGAAGGCCGAGAATTTACGCCGACTGAACTACGCGTTGTGCAGATGGTGTTGGATCAGGTTTTCGTCGATCTTCGCGAAGCCTGGAAAGCGGTAAAGCTCATTGACTTTGAATATATTAATTCCGAAGTTAACCCTTCCATGGCTAATATTGTCAGCCCGAGCGAAGTTGTGGTAGTGAGCACCTTTCATGTGGAATTGGATGGCGGCGGTGGTGAATTGCATATCACCATGCCGTACTCCATGGTGGAACCCATTCGGGAAATTCTTGATGCTGGCCTGCAGTCGGATACTGATGAGCGCGACGACCGTTGGGTACAAGCGCTGCGCGAAGATGTTATGCGCGCGCGAGTGGACCTGGAGTGCGATGTGGTACGGCGGGATATCACCCTGCGTGAAATTGTTGATTTGAAAGTAGGCGATATTATTCCGGTGACAATGCCGGACGTGCATATCGCTACAGCCAATGGAGTGCCCATGTTTCAAGCCAAGATCGGGCAGTGTAACAACAACCTGGCGCTGCGTATTCTCGATTATGTAGACCGAACGAGATCGCAAAGCGCAACTGATGAGGACGCCAAGTCATGA
- a CDS encoding flagellar basal body-associated FliL family protein, which translates to MADADNDTQDENAEDGGGGKKKLIMLVVLGLVIAGLSVGGTLAALKLLTPPPPVEEGAEDAAAEEPTPPPAPAIYFPIKPELIVNFNVRGRQRYLQAELTLLVREEDVIAAIELHMSKIRNNLILLIGGEVYEELLTAEGKELLRQRCLQELQDVMQQEIGKPGIEQVLFTNFVMQ; encoded by the coding sequence ATGGCGGATGCCGATAACGATACACAAGACGAAAACGCCGAAGACGGTGGTGGGGGAAAGAAGAAACTGATCATGCTTGTCGTGCTCGGTTTGGTGATTGCCGGTCTCTCGGTTGGGGGAACTTTGGCCGCACTTAAATTACTCACGCCGCCTCCGCCAGTAGAGGAAGGCGCGGAAGATGCTGCGGCCGAGGAGCCAACGCCACCGCCTGCGCCCGCGATTTATTTCCCAATTAAGCCGGAGCTGATTGTTAATTTTAATGTTCGCGGCAGGCAGCGGTACTTGCAGGCTGAACTGACGTTGCTCGTGCGGGAAGAAGATGTTATTGCCGCGATCGAGCTGCATATGTCTAAAATTCGCAATAATCTTATTTTGTTAATTGGTGGTGAAGTTTACGAAGAACTACTTACTGCCGAAGGCAAGGAGTTGTTGCGACAAAGGTGCCTGCAGGAACTACAGGACGTTATGCAGCAGGAAATTGGCAAACCTGGCATTGAACAGGTTTTGTTTACTAATTTTGTAATGCAGTAA